The Armigeres subalbatus isolate Guangzhou_Male unplaced genomic scaffold, GZ_Asu_2 Contig948, whole genome shotgun sequence genomic interval GTTTTCGTTCGCCTAAGATTTTCGATTTTCGCACATATCTCTGATGTTATTCAACCGTGCACATATTATTTCCATCTGCGTCTGCTCAGTAAATCATTGTACTCACGTCACCATAGTTAAGAAATGTTAAACATGTTTCGTTcagtttgaaaataaacaaattgtaaTAATTCTCTTACCTGTTTTAGGATTCTTCTGATCCAGAATGCGCCAGAAAAGATGCACCCGCCGCAGTCTCCCGGAATTCAGCGGTTTCCTCGTGTTCGCACGGCAGCCATGAGCGGCGGTGTTGGTCACAACGGAAGTGGAAGTGGTGGCCCGGGCAGTAGCGCTAGCTACAATTCCGGTAATAACGGTGGCCCACTGCATCGTGGTTACCATCAGCAGTTGATCGGATCCATCGGCGGTGGACATGCCTGCGAGCTGCAAATAAACCAACAAGGTCAAATCATAGCGGCCAATATTGAGAACAGCTCGATCAATTACGATCGGGATTGGACGTTGGATGATATCAGCCAGATGTCGTTCAAACCATGTCCACAGGGAAGTGGCAGCTTAACTCCAATGCCGTTCCACGATTCGGCGCATAACGTTTGCGAAGGAAGCGGCAGCGGAAGTGGTGTTGTTGTTGCCACTCATAGGTACTCAGCGATATCCGGCTCATCCAATACGGTTCATGAGGAGGATCAGCTGCAGCAGCATTCTAGTATTAATGAGAGAACCAATGGCAGTTGTGGCAGTGGTAGTGCCAAAACAGCTGAtctaaatttgttcaaaatgcCAACCGCAGAACTTAGTAATGTTAATAGCAGTTCCGGAGTGCTACCTTTGACAACTGGCGGAAGGTATCCTAACTCagcaatatttttagaaaatcgtGATATTTTAGATGACCCTCCGTGTCATGATCATGTGATCAACAATCCGGGGAAGCTGTATAACCGTCGATCAACGGTTCTTGGTAGCGGGAGTAACAGCTTCACTCATGTAGACCCGCGGAACGATACCCGTAGATATTCCGATACCAAACTTCTTCAACAGCAAAAGCTCACATATGTTAGTGAACAACCTGTTGATAACAGCCCTACCAAAGATCAACTGTTGCTAAATCCTAAGAGCATCATCTACGATATGACAAATTTCTTGGGTCCAGTCGTTGCACAGGATCAGGAAGGTAGTCCTACCAGCTCACATCACCAGGTTCACCGACCTAcgcatcatcgtcatcatcatcaccaccaccaccgccaCGCACTAATGGCTGGAGACAGTCCTAGCCATCGGATGCAAACCACCGACATTCAATTTGACAATAACTGTGATGAAGATTCGGCTCGACCTCGAGCTACCTCATACGATCCCTTGGAGCTCAATATCCAAGAAATGCTCGAACTCGACATTGCCAACATTCAGCGGCTGCACGAGAAAAAAAGCTCTCTCGGCAACATCTCTCAGCACTCGTCCTCCTCGTACTGTCCGGACGATCCGTCCTCACCGTGCCTCGGTCCATCGCCTGCAAAGGTGCGTCCAACGATTTGCGCCTCAGCCTCGAACACGCGACTGCAGCATCAGCAAGAAGCCATCCAAATACAACTCCAAACGCCTCAGCAATTGCAGTCACAGTCAGCAGAACACCATCGTCCGATAGAAGCACCCAGCAGCAGTCAACAATTTAACAGTAACCGACTGAAACTGTTTAAGTCGTTGCCGAACTTGAGCGCCAGTAGTGAAAACTTGCTGCCTCCGCCGAAACGTTTCGATTAGGTACTTTTTATCTCGTTTGTGCCGATGACATAGGATTCCCAGATAAGACTGTATCACAAAACGCTGAAACATTTTGCTACATATTGAGCTGCAATTTGAAACGATAAATAGTTAGCAAACCCTTTTATATTGACATTGAACTTTTCTATGTTTGCAATTTCTCTTCATAAGAATCAGATCCCAATATATTTAGTCTGGATTGTTTCCGACATCACTTCATTTtacttttatttatattgtacatcGAGGTGGACTTCGCACTGAGCAGTACTTTTTGTTCAGTCAAAATCTGGTCGATTTATCCTGTTAGATGCGTGCTCCATTTCTTGTATGACTCGTACACTGCCGTGAATcacatatctgtcccatctttgctgggtttcctattcatatgggacaaatatgcgattcacggcagtacacTATATCGAGAGTTATGTTCTTCAAATTattccgacattctggctacacaCTCGGACCACCACAATTGGCtgattgatttcattttctagAAAACGTTTCAAATTCATCACTGCCAATACAATTTTATAATGATCTTCTGTTGACATATTGGTGGCCAGTATGGCTATTTGCTTGGGTGCTCTCTTCAGTCTAACTTAATCGTGACCGCGCATTAATTACAAAAATCAAACTTATTGCCCTGTTTATTATTGGGACATACGACTTTAATTTTTTCTCTAGTAGAACTTTCTTCACCTGCCAAATTTTGGCAAACTCGAACTATCTATCTATTGCATTTTTACCGAATTTTAGAAGCACTCCTGGTAGTTTATCAATGCAATCCTAGAGATTTTAATGTTTTTCAGTCGTTCTCTCCATGGACTTGTTGGAAATTTAGCAGGAAATATAATGTCCTATGTGTGCGTTCCTAAGTTGTACATCATGCCACTCTGGGAGTCTACCAAATCGCCATCAATGTGCCCTCTGTTGCATTGCCTAGTGCCTCTGGATTACTAGTCGCTCGTTTTGTGATGTTGGTCTATTGGCAGAcgcttttttttaattcgagtTTTGTCGACATCGTTCCATTAAAATCAGTGGTTACGATACGtgcactgccgttatacgcatatttgtcccatatttgctgagatttcctatatacatgggacagttatgcgtattaCGGCAGTGCAGATCTTTCGCGATTACAGCTTTGAAATAGTTCAGCCTTGTGTGTTTCAGACTTTTGTAGGACACCTGATGATACAAGTAATCAATTATAAGACGAATAGTTGACGccattttgtgatattttcctCATTATATTCGGGCGATTAATAGTCGATCCTttgaataacaaataaaaatcgatttaaTTAATTCCAATAACATGTTCGCTTGAGACGTTATTCTTATAGCTACCCAGTAGAAAGCAGTAGCGTATTCAAATTACTACATACTCTAGAGACCAGGCATAGAGGCATTTTAGACAAGTGAATGCAAATACTACGAGAATCGTTAGTGATGATGGAGATGATTACTATATACTgatataaaatattattttccctGAGATAAAAGCAGACCGATGACGATGGTGATCCTCAATTATTGAACAAACAAATAGAGCATAGAaatgaatggatgaattgtatggaaaaaagtgttaggAGACTGAGAGATTTTGCAGCTTTAAATGGGGGGGttatgattgaaaaaaaaaagcgaCTGAATCGAGTGAGTGGAAATGAAAATGTAATAGAAAGTGTATGAACTCATGACGAGAGGTATTAGTATAAACAATAAGAAGGACGTAACGCGTGACTTATATATTAGAGAGAATGGATTTTAGTTGTAAAATGATTAATGCAACGGTGTTACAATAATgcagtttttatttctattttttccatTTGGAATATAGATAATATCAAGAAATATGTAAAATTGCGGTTTTATTCTTCTGTCCGAAAAGTACTAGCCTTTTAATCTGAAAGCGAGTTTAAGATGTTTGAATCTTTGCCGAAAACCttattaataaagacaataaaataaaatgtttgaatCTGTTTAAGATCAAGGGCGGAAAATTAACggaattaggttctgcagcgtccgTACTTAATCTCAAATTGGTAACAGATTATTAGTCCTGTTCCATGAACTCAGGAACCAATAACGAACTGACTACCTTTCGGAGTAAGTGGAAAGGTgccaccctggtacgctcgcgggctcctctggtgccacgtagctcggAACACTCTTCGtctgaccagcccgactggcaccAAGCTCGCTATTGCGCaggctgcatcgtgtgatatcgtgcaCATCAGACACATCAAGCAgtacgtgctctccagcttccgcaggtatctggttacccccagtgcaCTCGCCCAGGATGGGCCACCTAAGAATAaatacggcaacgcctgccagtagcctacgtctactggcgcacaccttggaattgttggacatcatcctcgataatgccgtaACAGTTGTCAACGCCGACCATCGCCGAGATCGCTAGTGCTGCGTTCAGTTCTATCTCAgaaattgactccccgtagacctccaaggttatgtcgtcggcaaagccgacgatcttaacaccagaGAACAAATTTAGTTTCAGGGACCCGTCATACACAAGGTTCCATAATACCGGccccagtattgaaccttgcgggactcctgcggtaataggaacgcttttctgaccggcattgGTCTCGTGggaatagctttccaaaatccggtacaggcccacTGGCAGGCTAAACCGGTGTAAcaagagcgcgatggcatcccggcttgcgctgttgaatgcgttcttcacatctgtcactaacgcacagtatcgaatacctgccttttctgttggatcgctatctcggcagtctttaccaccgagttgATAGCGTCCAATAGGGTACTGCACAtaaaaatctctttctctttctgtcttcatgaaatttgacgtttactggccttgttgttttctaatttctttgcagcgaaaagagacaaagcagtgcgtgcagtgccctatttgGACAAtcttgcgaaaaccgaactgtTTTCTTGGCCATCGTGTCAATTAGACTGATTGGTCTGTCGAGGGGTTGCCCGACAGCTTGCTTCGGTAACAGACCTTCCAGACCTTCGGTAACagaaccaacttctgccttttctaTCTATCGGGAAAACTACACTCATCGAGGCATCCTTgcattgctgccttgagagcggTGTTCGGAACTGCATCAGGCCCAGGAGCATTGTTTGATACCAGGAAATTAGCCACCGCGAGTAAATTTTCGGTCATCACCGGAGCCACTATTTCGACCGCATCAAAAACGCCGCACAGTACATGAGACTACGTGTGGGACGGAACGTAAGgagtacctcgataatcctcgccaacctatccaCGGACTCGCTTTGGTTCCCTTGCACAAGTcgtcgaaacacgctctcttcctgctcttaatggccttgttGAGAATCAACAAGGCCATTAAGGTGCGGGCATGTTGTCTCCTTCGTCTAACCTTAAGGCAGGCTGATCAAAGATTTACAACCTCGGCACACCACCaatataccgggcgtctgccatttctctgcagggctttcctcggcatggtggcaCTTGATAGGACAGCtagtcggggttctgccaaatcgcactgATCGCCAACAAAAAATCCCCATTTTTCTGCCTAAACTTTCGCTTAGCAGATTCAATTGattaaaaatggtttttgatttCCTACTACCCCATAACTAAGGATATCCAACAACAAATGTGTAGATTTGAAAAGATTTCCCTCTTACTTTTACgataaaaatattacaagtcaATCAATAAGCcacttggtgcgttttggcagaaccccgaccagcTACCAGCGTATCACCGCTTAGACAGTCAGTGTTGGCCTTCAATCCCAGTGCCGCGGTGAATACTTCGCTATGGAACTGATTGGTCTTCCACCCACGGGTCTGACAGGGATCCCCCGCCCTCGGATCCTGCACATCATAATTGATCTTAAAGCAAATTGCcagatgatcactatgggtgtaacctTTATCAaccctccagtccaagtctggtgccaCACCAGGACTGACAAATGTTACGTCAATCCGTGACTCGAcccgttccttctgaacgtgctagAGGAACCATCATTGCCTATCACTGCTTCGAGCTTCGCAAGCGTCTCAAGTAATGCTTGGGCGCTGCAATGGGTGCAGCGGCTACctcactccactgcccaagtgCTAAAATCTCCCTCTATGACGAACGGTTTCCGATCCACTAGGTCGGATGAAAGCCTGTCGATCAACTGGTTGTACTGTTTTAATGACAtccttggtggggcatagcagctacagtAGAAAACACCgctgatcttggctatcgcgaatAGCCGAAATAATCGCGATTCTAGACACGTCCGCCAGTCCCAATTACCCGTTATTGACAGGGACGTTAACGTCCGTAttgttgaaaattaaatatagaGCTGTAATGTAGGGAATGTGAACAATAATATTAAGTATTTATTCTGTATTCGTTTCTTTTTTGAATAAATCACATAAAGACTCAATATGTTTTGTTTGAATAGAAGCGTGCTTCGGCTTAAGTAAATGTTCTGAatactcagatgtgaatatgtacattatgtgaaaTATTATGATTTGATGTCCAAGTGGTGGTGGCTGGCCCCATGATGACTTCTggtcttttactatacttaTTATAGTAATACATAGTCAAGCATTCGTTGTACATATGACTAATATGGGGTGCAAGCTTAAAATGAAATGttgtagaatttaaaaagaaaacgaatgttAAGACCAAGTGCCACTGGATGACTCCAAACGGACCAGTATAATGTGGGGTAGTCAAGGTTTAAATAAATTAGCTAATActataacttattttgccacGGAACAATTTAAGTATTATTTGTTTCTacgaagacaatgtgagccacccaccgcgagtttgcatcggtggtaacgaaatcgagggggtagaagaatttgtgtacgtgggctcactggtgactgccgaaaatgataccagcagaaaaatttggagacgcatagtagCCGGAAATCGTACGTACATTGGACCCAGcgaaacgctccgatcgaatagagttcaccgccgtaccaaactaacaatctacaaaacgctcattaga includes:
- the LOC134204904 gene encoding uncharacterized protein LOC134204904, encoding MSISNGKTSSDIENAEWNSTGMLTHTRYGSSSSQASQSSGDICRICHCESDTHNPLLTPCYCSGSLKFVHQTCLQQWLTASETNACELCKFPFIMHTKIKPFNEWRSLEMSGVERRRLFCAVLFHCAAALCVIWSLCVLIERAAEEVRRGLIGWPFWTKLVVVTVGLTGGVVFMYIQCKQYLNLCNRWRARNRILLIQNAPEKMHPPQSPGIQRFPRVRTAAMSGGVGHNGSGSGGPGSSASYNSGNNGGPLHRGYHQQLIGSIGGGHACELQINQQGQIIAANIENSSINYDRDWTLDDISQMSFKPCPQGSGSLTPMPFHDSAHNVCEGSGSGSGVVVATHRYSAISGSSNTVHEEDQLQQHSSINERTNGSCGSGSAKTADLNLFKMPTAELSNVNSSSGVLPLTTGGRYPNSAIFLENRDILDDPPCHDHVINNPGKLYNRRSTVLGSGSNSFTHVDPRNDTRRYSDTKLLQQQKLTYVSEQPVDNSPTKDQLLLNPKSIIYDMTNFLGPVVAQDQEGSPTSSHHQVHRPTHHRHHHHHHHRHALMAGDSPSHRMQTTDIQFDNNCDEDSARPRATSYDPLELNIQEMLELDIANIQRLHEKKSSLGNISQHSSSSYCPDDPSSPCLGPSPAKVRPTICASASNTRLQHQQEAIQIQLQTPQQLQSQSAEHHRPIEAPSSSQQFNSNRLKLFKSLPNLSASSENLLPPPKRFD